The Miltoncostaea oceani genome includes a region encoding these proteins:
- the brxL gene encoding BREX system Lon protease-like protein BrxL: MSALDDLDRLAAEAFEGYLVRKDLAQQFRGQYPVPTYVGEFLLGRYCATTDPDEIAEGLAIVERSMKERTVRPGEEELFKSRAREKGRVKIIDLLRARLDAKSDAYKAELPSLQLSDIHIGDDLVNEHDRMLTGGFYAEVTLEYIAALGRDSGGQPFRVDSVRPIQMSTRDALDTLIAGRERFTLERWRGLLLRSVGFEPSRFSRREQDVLIARMLPFVVPNYNAVELGPRGTGKSHLFQQVSPYAHLVSGGKATIANMFVNNATGRRGLVAQYDVVCFDEVSGVSFDTKEGVNILKGYMESGEFSRGKESIRADGGVVMVGNFDVDVAEQLRRGHLFGPMPKEMRDDTAFHDRIHAYLPGWDVPKLDPSYFSTHFGFVSDFLAECWSQMRRTSRLDAVQGRLEWGRQLSGRDRKAANNTVNGLLKLLWPNPEQEIPDEAIAWSAELALEMRRRVKEQQAFIGAGEFGNVDLSYRVGDAPERIVYCDESVKHHRDRDSVGGKRGQTTSGERIPEPDPAEVESSRGTKATRYSVGDKIAGRFEILSVLGEGGFSKVYRVLDDVEMEERALKLFDNAYGYEAVRREIAALRKVRHPNVVEVFWAGRSDTGDWYLITEYIEGESLADYAGGGKHLRDREAIDVALDVLDALVAIHPDSVRLEQLDRKNRESELSEAEYDEWMDLQDKGLVHRDIKPLNVILTRTGAKLLDFNIASRVGDPVHTQSGTPPYQAPDADLTRWDVSTDLFAVGVMLYELLCNGTHPYPNGRPAGHSLIDPRTIRTDLPSDLAAFLMKACAPERDERFQTAAEMREALVAARGSRGG; encoded by the coding sequence GTGAGCGCGCTCGACGACCTCGATCGCCTGGCGGCGGAGGCCTTCGAGGGCTACCTCGTGCGAAAGGACCTCGCGCAGCAGTTCCGCGGCCAGTACCCGGTCCCCACGTACGTCGGAGAGTTCCTCCTCGGTCGCTACTGCGCGACGACGGATCCCGACGAGATCGCCGAGGGCCTCGCCATCGTCGAGCGGTCGATGAAGGAACGGACTGTGCGGCCCGGCGAGGAGGAGCTCTTCAAGTCGCGGGCGCGCGAGAAGGGGCGGGTCAAGATCATCGACCTGCTCCGCGCGCGGCTCGACGCCAAGTCGGACGCCTACAAGGCCGAGCTGCCGAGTCTGCAGCTCAGCGACATCCACATCGGCGACGACCTCGTCAACGAGCACGATCGAATGCTCACCGGTGGCTTCTACGCCGAGGTGACGCTCGAGTACATCGCCGCACTCGGGCGCGACTCGGGGGGCCAGCCATTCCGGGTCGACTCGGTGCGGCCGATCCAGATGTCGACGCGCGATGCGCTCGACACACTGATCGCGGGACGCGAGCGCTTCACGCTCGAGCGGTGGCGCGGGCTCCTGCTTCGCAGTGTCGGCTTCGAGCCCTCCCGCTTCTCGCGGCGAGAGCAGGACGTGCTGATCGCCCGGATGCTCCCGTTCGTCGTGCCGAACTACAACGCGGTTGAGCTGGGGCCTCGCGGGACCGGCAAGTCGCATCTCTTCCAGCAGGTCTCGCCGTACGCCCACCTCGTGTCGGGCGGCAAGGCGACCATCGCCAACATGTTCGTCAACAACGCGACGGGCCGGCGAGGTCTGGTTGCCCAGTACGACGTCGTCTGCTTCGACGAGGTCTCCGGCGTCTCCTTCGACACGAAGGAGGGCGTCAACATCCTGAAGGGCTACATGGAGTCGGGCGAGTTCAGCCGCGGCAAGGAGAGCATCCGCGCCGACGGCGGGGTCGTCATGGTCGGCAACTTCGATGTGGACGTCGCGGAGCAGTTGCGGCGCGGCCACCTCTTCGGGCCGATGCCGAAAGAGATGCGCGACGACACCGCCTTCCACGATCGCATCCATGCATACCTGCCGGGATGGGACGTCCCAAAGCTCGACCCGTCCTACTTCAGCACCCACTTCGGTTTCGTCAGCGACTTCCTCGCCGAGTGTTGGAGCCAGATGCGACGGACGTCGCGCCTCGACGCCGTGCAAGGTCGTCTGGAGTGGGGAAGACAACTCAGCGGGCGCGATCGAAAGGCCGCGAACAACACCGTCAACGGACTCCTCAAGCTCCTCTGGCCGAATCCTGAGCAGGAGATCCCCGACGAGGCGATCGCGTGGTCGGCTGAGCTGGCGCTCGAGATGCGGCGGCGGGTGAAGGAGCAGCAGGCCTTCATCGGCGCGGGCGAGTTCGGGAACGTCGACCTGAGCTACCGGGTGGGCGATGCGCCGGAGCGGATCGTCTACTGCGACGAGTCGGTCAAGCATCACCGGGATCGCGACAGCGTCGGCGGCAAGCGAGGGCAAACAACGAGTGGTGAGCGCATTCCCGAACCCGACCCCGCTGAGGTCGAGTCGTCGCGCGGAACGAAAGCGACCAGGTACTCGGTCGGCGACAAGATCGCCGGCAGGTTCGAGATCCTCAGCGTGCTTGGGGAAGGCGGCTTCTCCAAGGTCTACCGTGTGCTCGACGATGTCGAGATGGAAGAGCGGGCTCTCAAGCTCTTCGACAACGCATACGGCTACGAGGCGGTGAGACGCGAGATCGCGGCTCTGCGGAAGGTCCGCCACCCCAACGTCGTCGAGGTGTTCTGGGCTGGAAGGAGCGACACCGGCGACTGGTATCTGATCACCGAGTACATCGAAGGCGAGTCGCTCGCCGACTACGCGGGAGGCGGGAAGCACCTGCGCGATCGCGAGGCGATCGACGTCGCCCTCGATGTGCTCGATGCCCTTGTCGCAATCCATCCCGACTCGGTCCGCCTGGAGCAGCTCGACCGCAAGAACCGAGAAAGCGAGCTGAGCGAAGCCGAGTACGACGAGTGGATGGATCTGCAGGACAAGGGGCTCGTTCACCGCGACATCAAGCCCCTCAACGTCATCCTCACGCGCACCGGCGCCAAGCTCCTCGACTTCAACATCGCATCACGGGTGGGCGACCCCGTCCACACCCAGTCGGGCACGCCGCCCTACCAGGCGCCCGACGCCGACCTCACGCGATGGGACGTCTCGACCGACCTCTTCGCGGTGGGCGTGATGCTCTACGAGCTGCTCTGCAACGGCACCCACCCGTATCCCAACGGGCGGCCCGCCGGCCACTCGCTGATCGACCCGCGCACCATTCGGACCGATCTACCGTCTGACCTCGCCGCCTTCCTGATGAAGGCGTGCGCGCCCGAGCGCGATGAGCGCTTCCAGACGGCGGCGGAGATGCGAGAGGCGCTGGTCGCCGCACGCGGGAGCCGGGGGGGCTGA
- a CDS encoding DUF262 domain-containing protein, giving the protein MKPATHTVNELFERDVRYVVPLFQRPYVWDREDQWEPLWEDICVLLDHQAEAATSPVPSHFLGAIVLEQDDVFVPGAIPVFTVIDGQQRLTTLQLLLAAAAAALREAGAEDDAELLDDLVRNNPKKAKGDELFKVWPTNANRAAFAAVMAPNGPAPDREDDPDNRIDEAYAYFRERIAEWLSAQGDLDEGGSSGARALLLRITLVDLLRLVSITLEAGDNAQVIFETLNARGTPLLALDLVKNAVFHAAARHGEEVETLYEQRWRPELDADYWRQERVQGRLRRPRGELFLMHWLAMKLERVIPATELFAVFRKDVLGDGAAIAVRSLIDELCRDARIMRGFDDFAPASPEGRFFGRLELLDTSTLMPLALLLFRQRDIDPSRRRRALAALESWLVRRGLMRLTSQTYNREIPRLLAKVAAAPERADEVIVAHLRAAAGQASRWPSDDELVAFLVSQNLYGLVAQKRLVMALSAVEEAMHGDKTELLGVGALSLEHVMPQSWQAHWPLPQGVDETEAIAARSARIHRLGNLTLTSMPLNAALSNSAWERKQRELNAHTRLFLNVDLVDRYGGGFGEAEIDERSVWLADAIRRTWPGPDDLLWLTDKEPVQPVIARHGARVPTDGMALAEADLRAESATDAPADFLAAPRSSASAVSPATAERMVRLHHEGPRLRGRALSDAVGLPSGWTPFLAMLSAEPRVYPHIRLEPTGQDVVAAREGRLPASRLISGEEATLRWERIAARAGITAAQARELYDSVRGPGAARRNYTGRGRRFPTMD; this is encoded by the coding sequence ATGAAGCCAGCGACCCACACCGTGAACGAGCTATTCGAACGCGATGTCCGGTACGTCGTCCCACTGTTTCAGCGGCCGTACGTATGGGACCGTGAGGATCAGTGGGAGCCTTTGTGGGAGGACATCTGCGTCCTCCTCGACCACCAGGCCGAGGCGGCGACCAGCCCCGTGCCATCGCACTTCCTCGGAGCGATCGTCCTTGAGCAGGACGACGTGTTCGTGCCGGGCGCGATCCCGGTCTTCACCGTCATCGACGGCCAGCAGCGCCTTACCACGCTTCAGCTCCTCCTTGCCGCCGCAGCAGCGGCTCTGCGCGAGGCTGGCGCCGAAGACGACGCGGAGCTGCTCGACGACTTGGTTCGCAACAACCCGAAGAAGGCCAAGGGGGACGAGCTCTTCAAGGTCTGGCCGACGAATGCCAACCGCGCAGCCTTCGCCGCGGTCATGGCGCCGAACGGGCCGGCCCCGGATCGGGAGGACGATCCCGATAACCGCATCGATGAGGCCTACGCGTACTTCCGGGAGCGCATCGCCGAATGGTTGAGTGCACAGGGCGATCTCGATGAGGGGGGCTCGTCCGGCGCGCGAGCCCTGCTCCTTCGGATCACTTTGGTGGATCTCCTGCGGCTCGTATCGATAACCCTCGAAGCGGGCGACAACGCCCAGGTGATCTTCGAGACCTTAAACGCCCGGGGCACTCCTCTTCTAGCCCTCGACCTGGTGAAGAACGCGGTCTTCCACGCGGCGGCCCGCCACGGCGAGGAGGTCGAGACCCTCTACGAGCAGCGCTGGCGACCCGAACTCGACGCCGACTATTGGCGCCAAGAGCGCGTCCAGGGGCGGCTGCGCCGGCCCCGTGGCGAGCTCTTTCTCATGCACTGGCTCGCGATGAAGCTCGAGCGGGTGATCCCCGCAACAGAACTCTTCGCTGTGTTCCGAAAGGACGTCCTGGGGGATGGCGCTGCGATCGCCGTCCGGTCCCTCATCGACGAGCTGTGCCGGGACGCACGAATCATGCGCGGCTTCGATGACTTCGCTCCAGCGAGTCCCGAGGGTCGATTCTTCGGTCGTCTAGAGCTGCTCGACACGAGCACCCTCATGCCCCTCGCGTTGCTCCTCTTTCGGCAGCGCGATATCGATCCGTCGCGACGCCGGCGTGCCCTCGCAGCGCTTGAGAGCTGGCTGGTCCGCCGTGGGCTCATGCGCCTCACCTCGCAGACGTACAACCGCGAGATCCCTCGGCTGCTCGCCAAGGTCGCCGCTGCACCTGAACGGGCTGACGAGGTCATCGTTGCGCACCTGCGAGCAGCGGCGGGACAGGCATCGCGGTGGCCGAGCGACGACGAACTCGTCGCCTTCTTGGTCTCGCAGAATCTCTACGGCTTGGTGGCTCAGAAGCGGCTCGTGATGGCGCTGAGCGCCGTCGAGGAGGCAATGCACGGCGACAAGACGGAGCTGCTCGGCGTCGGCGCCCTCTCGCTGGAGCATGTAATGCCGCAGAGCTGGCAGGCGCATTGGCCCCTTCCCCAGGGCGTTGATGAGACCGAGGCGATCGCGGCGCGCTCAGCGCGGATTCATCGACTTGGCAACCTCACCCTGACGAGCATGCCACTGAACGCGGCGCTCTCGAACAGCGCTTGGGAGCGCAAACAGCGCGAGCTGAACGCCCACACTCGGCTCTTCCTCAACGTCGATCTGGTCGATCGCTACGGAGGAGGCTTCGGGGAGGCCGAGATCGACGAGCGGTCGGTGTGGCTCGCCGACGCGATTCGGCGCACCTGGCCTGGCCCTGACGATCTGCTCTGGCTGACGGACAAGGAGCCAGTGCAGCCTGTCATCGCTCGACATGGCGCGCGGGTCCCGACGGATGGCATGGCCTTGGCCGAAGCGGACCTTCGCGCGGAGTCCGCGACAGACGCGCCAGCCGACTTCCTTGCCGCGCCACGTTCTTCCGCATCTGCCGTTTCCCCAGCGACGGCAGAGCGGATGGTCCGCCTGCACCACGAAGGGCCCCGGCTGCGAGGTCGAGCCCTCAGCGATGCCGTCGGCCTCCCATCTGGCTGGACGCCGTTCCTGGCAATGCTGTCAGCGGAGCCCCGCGTCTATCCCCACATCCGTCTGGAGCCGACCGGTCAAGACGTGGTAGCAGCACGAGAAGGGCGCTTGCCGGCGAGCCGACTGATCTCAGGCGAGGAGGCGACGCTCCGGTGGGAGCGAATCGCGGCCAGGGCGGGGATCACTGCCGCCCAGGCACGCGAACTTTACGACTCCGTTCGCGGGCCTGGCGCTGCGCGTCGCAACTACACGGGGCGGGGTCGCCGGTTTCCGACGATGGATTGA
- a CDS encoding aldo/keto reductase, producing MPTHTHPTRRLGANGPEITTIGFGAWAIGGGDWAFGWGSQDDRDSVAAIHRALEGGVNWIDTAAVYGLGHSEEVVRKALEGVGERPLVFTKCGMVWQDQADGVPRPNLRPDEIRRECDDSLRRLGVDQIDLYQFHWPDNNTGTPVEESWGVMADLVQAGKVRWAGVSNFDVALLERCEPILHVDSLQPMFNPVERRAAELLPWCREHGTGVIAYSPMMSGLLTERFSHERMANLDEDDWRHGMPDVFAEPALSANLALRDALRPIGERHGVSTGEVAIAWVLAHDGVTGAIVGGRSAEQVEGWLGASGVTLSDADLDEIDAAIAATGAGRGPSRP from the coding sequence ATGCCCACGCACACGCACCCCACACGACGGCTCGGCGCGAACGGCCCCGAGATCACCACGATCGGCTTCGGCGCCTGGGCGATCGGTGGTGGTGACTGGGCATTCGGTTGGGGGTCGCAGGACGACCGCGACTCCGTCGCCGCGATCCACCGGGCGTTGGAGGGCGGCGTGAACTGGATCGACACCGCCGCCGTCTACGGGCTCGGGCACTCCGAGGAGGTCGTCCGGAAGGCCCTCGAGGGCGTCGGCGAGCGGCCCCTGGTGTTCACGAAGTGCGGGATGGTGTGGCAGGACCAGGCCGACGGCGTCCCCCGCCCGAACCTGAGACCCGACGAGATCCGCCGCGAGTGCGACGACTCCCTCCGCCGCCTCGGCGTCGACCAGATCGACCTGTACCAGTTCCACTGGCCCGACAACAACACGGGCACGCCGGTCGAGGAGAGCTGGGGCGTCATGGCCGACCTCGTCCAGGCGGGCAAGGTGCGGTGGGCGGGTGTCTCCAACTTCGACGTCGCCCTGCTGGAGAGGTGCGAGCCGATCCTCCACGTCGATTCGCTGCAGCCGATGTTCAACCCGGTGGAGCGGCGCGCGGCGGAGCTGCTGCCGTGGTGCCGGGAGCACGGAACCGGCGTGATCGCGTACAGCCCGATGATGTCCGGGCTGCTGACGGAGCGGTTCAGCCACGAGCGGATGGCGAACCTCGACGAGGACGACTGGCGCCACGGCATGCCGGACGTGTTCGCCGAGCCGGCCCTCAGCGCCAACCTGGCCCTGCGCGACGCGCTCCGGCCGATCGGCGAGCGCCACGGCGTCAGCACGGGTGAGGTCGCGATCGCGTGGGTGCTCGCCCACGACGGCGTGACCGGCGCGATCGTGGGTGGGCGCAGCGCGGAGCAGGTGGAGGGGTGGCTGGGCGCGAGCGGCGTCACGCTCTCCGACGCCGACCTCGACGAGATCGACGCGGCGATCGCGGCGACGGGCGCGGGCCGGGGGCCGAGCCGCCCGTGA
- the pglZ gene encoding BREX-1 system phosphatase PglZ type B translates to MSETVLDRLEMRIRSALDYDKNVRVAPVALLWPDEARQWEPVIDLLAERLPIVALGEYSPDGNEAPPRGPAYWVRCAVARTLEVGLHAEEVPVVYLPGVARSALRAIDECPAELAPIAELQYRSQWFSHPNTRDWSARGLLANHDRGLGLPIAEDSESERALLAALRPLLDRDMERLEKFALLDADFFRELVNPDPIRSLLAWLDDPTRTRDEFDDNRWIAFVQQSKTDFGFDPRVDGEITGARKLAARQGKWAAVWQAFADAPERYPGIPGQLRRARPEEQLELGPVDRSEVWPQDNEVGEAQLRNLLLDFASLTPEGARKEAERLDAEHSWRRRTVWAELDEAPLAFALEQLVALAEVTARPLAETTLDSLVADYVERGWRADDAALRALGLVESGPDRAAVAAAVSAIYRWWLDAGARALQTIVGPMADSDSYRLGAQASTAAGTVSVFVDGLRLDIAQRLVEQLADGGRDVELTTSLAALPTVTETAKAALVPVPAGSLAAGEDLGAARASSGAKASKAVLESLARESGVQWMSAIETGDPSGAGWTEAGQIDHLGHEAGAPLIDDVDDEVAKIARRVAQLLDAGWQQVEVITDHGWILLPGGMEKVDVPVATATKKKGRCARLKDGASVNVPTVPWYWDRDVRIAIAPGVTCFEASKEYEHGGVSPQECIVPRLLVRSGGALAADAAPTITTLKWLGLLCRIEFAGPQGQILADLRALPGDPGTSIAEEAKETLGAGKVSLVVPDEDLEGEKAYLVLVAPDGQILVQREVVVGRNR, encoded by the coding sequence GTGAGCGAGACCGTGCTCGACCGCCTCGAGATGAGGATCCGCTCGGCCCTCGACTACGACAAGAACGTACGCGTCGCGCCCGTTGCCCTGCTCTGGCCGGACGAGGCCCGGCAGTGGGAGCCGGTCATCGACCTTCTGGCCGAACGTCTTCCGATCGTGGCTCTGGGCGAGTACTCGCCGGACGGGAACGAGGCACCGCCGCGCGGGCCGGCGTACTGGGTGCGCTGCGCGGTGGCTCGCACCCTCGAGGTCGGACTGCACGCGGAGGAGGTTCCGGTCGTCTATCTCCCAGGGGTCGCGCGCAGTGCTCTGCGAGCCATCGACGAGTGCCCCGCCGAGCTCGCCCCGATCGCTGAGCTGCAGTACCGCAGCCAGTGGTTCTCCCATCCGAATACTCGCGACTGGTCGGCTCGCGGTCTGCTCGCGAATCACGACCGTGGCCTCGGTCTGCCAATCGCGGAGGACAGCGAGTCGGAGAGGGCGCTTCTTGCGGCGCTTCGACCGTTGCTGGACCGAGACATGGAAAGGTTGGAGAAGTTCGCGCTCCTCGACGCGGACTTCTTTCGGGAGCTGGTCAATCCGGACCCGATCCGGAGCCTCCTGGCGTGGCTCGACGACCCCACACGCACGCGCGACGAGTTCGACGACAACCGCTGGATAGCGTTCGTTCAGCAGAGCAAGACCGACTTCGGCTTCGACCCGAGGGTGGATGGCGAGATCACCGGGGCGCGGAAGCTCGCAGCTCGCCAGGGGAAGTGGGCTGCCGTCTGGCAGGCGTTCGCCGACGCGCCTGAACGATACCCAGGCATCCCGGGCCAACTGCGAAGGGCGCGCCCCGAGGAGCAGCTGGAACTCGGGCCCGTGGACCGGTCGGAGGTCTGGCCGCAGGACAACGAGGTCGGGGAAGCGCAGCTCCGGAACCTCTTGCTCGACTTTGCGTCGTTGACCCCCGAGGGGGCACGCAAGGAGGCCGAACGCCTCGACGCCGAGCATTCGTGGCGCCGCCGGACCGTCTGGGCTGAACTGGACGAGGCGCCGCTCGCCTTCGCGCTGGAGCAGCTCGTCGCTCTGGCGGAGGTCACTGCTCGGCCGCTGGCCGAAACCACCCTCGACTCCTTGGTTGCCGACTATGTGGAGCGCGGCTGGCGTGCCGATGACGCAGCCCTGCGCGCCCTTGGCCTCGTCGAGTCGGGGCCCGATCGCGCCGCCGTCGCGGCTGCCGTCAGCGCCATCTACCGCTGGTGGCTCGACGCCGGCGCGAGAGCCCTGCAGACGATCGTCGGTCCGATGGCGGACTCCGACAGCTACCGGTTGGGGGCGCAGGCCTCCACGGCAGCCGGCACCGTCAGCGTGTTCGTCGATGGTCTGCGACTCGATATCGCCCAGCGCCTGGTGGAGCAACTCGCCGACGGCGGTCGTGACGTCGAGCTGACGACGTCCCTTGCCGCGCTCCCGACCGTCACCGAGACGGCAAAAGCAGCCCTCGTCCCGGTGCCCGCGGGGTCATTGGCCGCAGGCGAGGACCTCGGGGCGGCGCGGGCGTCGAGCGGCGCCAAGGCGTCGAAGGCTGTACTCGAATCGCTGGCGCGGGAGAGCGGCGTGCAATGGATGTCTGCCATCGAAACCGGCGATCCGTCGGGGGCAGGCTGGACGGAGGCCGGGCAGATCGACCATCTCGGCCACGAAGCCGGCGCGCCGTTGATCGATGACGTCGACGACGAAGTCGCCAAGATCGCTCGGCGGGTCGCGCAACTACTCGACGCAGGCTGGCAGCAGGTCGAGGTCATCACCGATCACGGGTGGATACTCCTGCCGGGAGGAATGGAGAAGGTGGACGTCCCCGTCGCGACGGCGACGAAGAAGAAGGGGAGGTGCGCACGTCTCAAGGACGGCGCTTCGGTCAATGTCCCTACCGTGCCGTGGTACTGGGACCGGGATGTTCGCATCGCGATCGCGCCCGGCGTCACCTGCTTCGAGGCCAGCAAGGAGTACGAGCACGGTGGCGTCAGCCCGCAGGAGTGCATAGTGCCTCGCCTGTTGGTCAGGAGCGGTGGGGCGCTGGCGGCGGACGCGGCGCCCACCATCACGACGCTCAAGTGGCTCGGCTTGCTCTGCCGGATCGAGTTCGCGGGACCGCAGGGCCAGATCCTCGCCGATCTCCGCGCGCTGCCGGGCGACCCCGGGACGAGCATCGCCGAAGAGGCGAAAGAGACCCTCGGTGCCGGCAAGGTGTCGCTCGTGGTCCCGGATGAGGACCTCGAGGGCGAGAAGGCGTACCTAGTCCTCGTAGCTCCGGACGGCCAGATCCTGGTGCAGCGCGAGGTCGTCGTGGGGAGGAACCGGTGA